A window of Onychostoma macrolepis isolate SWU-2019 chromosome 24, ASM1243209v1, whole genome shotgun sequence genomic DNA:
GGTGGAGGTTCAGGTGGAGGACAGACACCCGGGAGGAGGACAATGAACAGAGTCCAGGGTGGAGAcaacggagggaggagccagtaTGGAGACAGAAGGAGCCAAGGTGGATCAGATGGAGGGAGGAACCAGGGAGAAGACATGAGGGACTTGGAGCAGGGGGAGCCAGGCAGGACCCAGGCCTCAGCCATGAGGGCGAGCCACAGTGGAGCCGACAGAGGGAGAAGCAATGGTGGAGGAAGGGTTGACGATTCCAGGGGGCCGACCGACGGCAG
This region includes:
- the LOC131533078 gene encoding keratin, type I cytoskeletal 9-like, with translation MAKRDGIGLAERQADNTGGGSGGGQTPGRRTMNRVQGGDNGGRSQYGDRRSQGGSDGGRNQGEDMRDLEQGEPGRTQASAMRASHSGADRGRSNGGGRVDDSRGPTDGSGAGVGGARGGDREPISQGNGGDSEGQGGADGSCDRGRDWDPECHGGAEATEDQGEARGMEGRGTAGGVES